In Streptomyces sclerotialus, one genomic interval encodes:
- a CDS encoding non-ribosomal peptide synthetase — protein MGKPAETGRDFWRGALVGGGVTALPRWTRQPVPGVAEQVASVPAEVVTALRRLAEELAVPFDSLLLAAHAKVLAALAGEREVVTGLVTVRGGRPLPCPLTTDAGTWRAVVEETDRVAASVLTHREFPVEELRQELDVAGPEHETVWDPTGGDGEPSGNTVLWAGIEARDEELVLRLRYRTEAMDEECAARVAGYHRRALALLAAGPDAEHARQSLLSADELRFQLEGLAGPRRALPDVRFHELFEQRVRAHPDAVAAVQGTRQWTYRELNARANQLGRALLTRGLRREGVVAVVTERNLDWMAAVLAVFKAGGVYLPVEPHFPADRIATTLSRAECAFVLTEPGSTGTLDEALTTVPGAHKLFIDAAYEEGHAEDDLGIPVAPDQLAYIYFTSGSTGEPKGAMCEHAGMLNHLYAKIEDLGVGEGQVVAQTAPQCFDISLWQLVSALLVGGRTLLIGQDAVLDVQRFVDTVVDGRVGVLQVVPSYLEVVLSALEAAPRDLPDLRCVSVTGEALKKELAQRWFAAQPGIKLVNAYGLTETSDDTNHEVMVRPPEGDRVPLGPAVRNVRVYVVDEHLAPVPLGAPGEIVFSGVCVGRGYINDPERTRQAFLPDPHRAGERLYRSGDQGRWQAEGKLEFLGRRDTQVKIRGFRIEIGEIENALLRMAGVRDGAVVVAERADRSKHLVAFYAGRELPVTALRRGLGESLPGYMVPAAFHWLESLPLTANSKIDRKALTALAGRLGEAEEEYHAPRTATERRLAAAWSAVLGIPQERIGRQDHFFDRGGTSLSAVKLAVTLKRAVSLKDVTRHPVLADLADVVDGRSVRRDGLLHALAEPGGGTTGALVCFPYAGGNAVNFQPLARALRGSGRAVYAVELPGHDLTAHSEPFAPLAEVAEQVVTEIVRRGLNDVLLWGHSSGTAFATETARRLERRGVTVQRLFLAAQLPGDAADRQAAMAELSARDNAQIAARLGAEGGYTELEELDAQRAEHVGAAYRHDCLAAHQYFADLLAAPPTEKLAAPVTVVAAADDPVTADAGDRYRDWQLLADDVQLHELTEGGHYFLRTRPDQAAEAVQAAAALLASS, from the coding sequence ATGGGAAAGCCAGCCGAGACCGGTCGGGACTTCTGGCGGGGGGCGCTCGTGGGAGGCGGCGTCACCGCGCTCCCGCGGTGGACCCGGCAGCCGGTGCCGGGCGTCGCGGAGCAGGTGGCGAGCGTGCCGGCCGAGGTGGTGACGGCGTTGCGCCGGCTGGCGGAGGAGCTGGCGGTGCCGTTCGACTCCCTGCTGCTGGCCGCGCACGCCAAGGTCCTCGCGGCCCTGGCGGGCGAACGGGAAGTGGTGACCGGCCTGGTCACCGTCCGGGGCGGCCGGCCGCTGCCCTGCCCGCTGACGACCGACGCCGGCACCTGGCGTGCGGTGGTCGAGGAGACCGACCGCGTGGCCGCGTCCGTCCTGACGCACCGTGAGTTCCCCGTCGAGGAACTGCGGCAGGAACTGGACGTGGCGGGTCCTGAGCACGAGACGGTGTGGGACCCGACCGGCGGCGACGGTGAGCCGTCCGGGAACACCGTGCTGTGGGCGGGCATCGAAGCCCGGGACGAGGAACTGGTACTGCGGCTGCGGTACCGCACCGAGGCGATGGACGAGGAGTGCGCGGCCCGCGTCGCCGGCTACCACCGCCGCGCGCTCGCACTGCTGGCCGCGGGACCCGACGCCGAGCACGCACGGCAGAGCCTGCTCTCCGCCGACGAGCTCCGCTTCCAGCTCGAAGGGCTCGCCGGACCGCGGCGCGCACTGCCGGACGTCCGCTTCCACGAACTGTTCGAGCAGCGGGTACGCGCCCACCCGGACGCCGTCGCCGCCGTGCAGGGCACCCGGCAGTGGACGTACCGCGAACTCAACGCCCGCGCCAACCAGCTGGGGCGCGCCCTGCTGACCCGCGGGCTGCGCCGAGAAGGCGTCGTCGCGGTGGTGACCGAACGCAACCTGGACTGGATGGCGGCCGTCCTGGCCGTCTTCAAGGCCGGTGGCGTCTACCTGCCCGTCGAGCCGCACTTCCCGGCCGACCGCATCGCCACCACGCTCAGCCGCGCCGAGTGCGCCTTCGTACTGACCGAGCCCGGCAGCACCGGCACCCTCGACGAGGCCCTGACCACCGTGCCCGGCGCCCACAAGCTCTTCATCGACGCCGCGTACGAGGAGGGGCACGCCGAGGACGACCTCGGCATCCCCGTCGCGCCGGACCAGCTCGCGTACATCTACTTCACCTCCGGCTCCACCGGCGAGCCCAAGGGCGCGATGTGCGAGCACGCCGGCATGCTCAACCACCTGTACGCCAAGATCGAGGACCTGGGTGTCGGCGAGGGGCAGGTGGTCGCCCAGACCGCTCCCCAGTGCTTCGACATCTCGCTGTGGCAGCTGGTCTCCGCGCTGCTGGTCGGCGGCCGGACGCTGCTGATCGGGCAGGACGCGGTGCTGGACGTCCAGCGGTTCGTCGACACCGTCGTCGACGGCCGGGTGGGTGTGCTCCAGGTCGTCCCGTCCTACCTCGAAGTCGTGTTGTCGGCACTGGAGGCGGCGCCCCGCGACCTGCCGGACCTGCGGTGCGTGTCGGTCACCGGCGAGGCGCTGAAGAAGGAGCTGGCCCAGCGGTGGTTCGCGGCCCAGCCCGGGATCAAGCTGGTCAACGCCTACGGTCTCACCGAGACCTCGGACGACACCAACCACGAGGTGATGGTCCGGCCGCCCGAGGGCGACCGGGTGCCGCTCGGCCCGGCCGTGCGCAACGTGCGCGTGTACGTCGTCGACGAACACCTCGCGCCGGTGCCGCTCGGTGCCCCCGGCGAGATCGTCTTCTCCGGCGTCTGCGTCGGCCGCGGCTACATCAACGACCCGGAGCGGACCCGGCAGGCGTTCCTGCCCGACCCGCACCGTGCCGGTGAACGCCTCTACCGGAGCGGTGACCAGGGCCGGTGGCAGGCCGAGGGCAAGCTGGAGTTCCTCGGCCGCCGGGACACCCAGGTCAAGATCCGCGGCTTCCGGATCGAGATCGGGGAGATCGAGAATGCGCTGCTGCGGATGGCCGGCGTACGGGACGGTGCCGTGGTCGTCGCCGAGCGCGCCGACCGCAGCAAGCACCTGGTGGCGTTCTACGCCGGGCGCGAGCTGCCGGTCACGGCGTTGCGCAGGGGGCTGGGGGAGTCGCTGCCCGGCTACATGGTGCCCGCCGCCTTCCACTGGCTGGAGAGCCTGCCGCTGACCGCCAACAGCAAGATCGACCGGAAGGCGCTGACCGCGCTGGCCGGCCGGCTGGGCGAGGCCGAGGAGGAGTACCACGCGCCGCGCACCGCGACCGAACGGCGGCTGGCCGCCGCCTGGTCGGCCGTCCTGGGCATCCCGCAGGAACGGATCGGCCGCCAGGACCACTTCTTCGACCGGGGCGGCACCAGCCTGTCGGCGGTGAAGCTGGCCGTCACCCTCAAGCGCGCCGTCTCCCTGAAGGACGTCACCCGGCACCCCGTCCTGGCCGACCTGGCCGACGTGGTCGACGGCCGGTCCGTACGCCGCGACGGACTGCTGCACGCCCTGGCGGAGCCGGGGGGCGGAACGACCGGGGCGCTGGTCTGCTTCCCGTACGCCGGCGGCAACGCGGTGAACTTCCAGCCCCTGGCCCGCGCCCTGCGCGGCAGCGGGCGCGCGGTGTACGCCGTGGAACTGCCCGGCCACGACCTGACCGCCCACAGCGAGCCGTTCGCGCCGCTGGCGGAGGTGGCCGAGCAGGTCGTCACCGAGATCGTCCGGCGTGGCCTGAACGACGTCCTGTTGTGGGGCCACTCCTCGGGCACCGCCTTCGCCACCGAGACGGCCCGGCGGCTGGAGCGGCGCGGAGTGACGGTACAGCGGCTCTTCCTCGCCGCGCAGCTGCCCGGCGACGCCGCGGACCGGCAGGCCGCCATGGCCGAACTGTCCGCGCGCGACAACGCACAGATCGCCGCGCGGCTCGGCGCGGAGGGCGGATACACCGAACTGGAGGAGCTGGACGCCCAGCGCGCCGAACACGTCGGCGCGGCCTACCGGCACGACTGCCTCGCGGCCCATCAGTACTTCGCCGACCTGCTGGCGGCGCCGCCCACGGAGAAGCTGGCCGCCCCGGTCACCGTGGTCGCGGCCGCCGACGACCCGGTCACGGCCGACGCCGGGGACCGGTACCGCGACTGGCAGCTGCTGGCCGACGACGTCCAGCTGCACGAACTGACCGAAGGCGGTCATTACTTCCTGCGCACCCGCCCTGACCAGGCGGCAGAGGCCGTGCAGGCCGCCGCCGCTCTGCTGGCTTCTTCTTGA